ATCAAGTCATCGAGCGTGGCAGCCGGGTTGGCGATCAGGTGCTGGGTGGCGGCAATCACCTCGCCAAGGTTGTGCGGGGCCATGTTGGTCGCCATGCCCACCGCGATCCCGCTGGCACCGTTGACGAGGAGGTTCGGGAAGGCGGCCGGCAGCACCGCCGGCTGCGTCATCTCGTTGTCGTAGCTGGGGACAAAGTCCACCACGTCCTCGCCCAGGTTGCCGGTCAGCTCCAGGGCCGGGGCCGCCATCCGGGCCTCCGTGTAGCGGGGGGCCGCGGGGCCGTCGTCGAGCGAGCCAAAGTTGCCGTGTCCATCAATGAGCGGCAGGCGCAGCGAGAAGTCCTGAGCCATGCGCACCAAGGTGTCATAAATGGCCGTGTCGCCGTGCGGGTGGAGCTTGCCCATGACCTCCCCCACCACGCGGGCGCTCTTGACGTGCCCCTTGTCCGGACGCAGGCCCATCTCGCTCATCATGTACAGGATGCGCCGCTGCACCGGCTTCAGCCCGTCGCGCGCGTCCGGTAACGCGCGCGAATAAATCACCGAATAGGCGTACTCCAGGAAGGAGCCTTCCATTTCACTGGACACATCAATTTCAACGATATTTTCGGTGAAGTTTCCGGTGAGCTCATCGGCTACGGGTGGTTGGCGCTTGGCCATGGCGGCGGGGGTTCCTATCAGTGTGGCGGGTGTTGCAGTCCGGCAGGGGCCCTTGCGGACAAACAAGTCGGTACAGTGATTCTATGGTGAAGCCAGGGCCCTCACGCGTTTATCCGGCACATTGGGAAGCCGATGTCGTGCTGCGCGACGGCGCCACCGGGCATCTGCGCCCCATGACCCAGGCCGACGCCGACGCCGTCCAGGCCTTCCACATGGCCCAGTCGCAGAACTCCATCTACCTGCGCTTTTTCACCTACAAGTCCCAGCTGACGCCGAAGGAACTGCGCCGCTTCACCGAACTTGACTACCGGGACCGGGTGGCGTTCGTCATCACCCACCACGGGCGCATCATCGGCATCGGCCGCTACGACCGCTTGGACAATCCTGCCGAGGCCGAGGTGGCGTTCAACGTCTCGGACTCCCAGCAGGGCCGCGGCCTGGGCTCGATTCTGCTTGAACACCTGGCCGCCGCGGCCCGGGAAAACGGCATTGACAAGTTCACCGCCGAAGTCCTGCCGGAAAACCGCAAGATGCTCCAAGTGTTCTCCGACGCCGGGTACGAGGTCCACCGGCACTTTGACGACGGCGTGGTGTCCCTGGCCTTCGACATCGACCCCACCGAAAAGTCCCGCGCCGTCATGGCAGCCCGGGAGCATCGTGCCGAGGCCCGCAGCGTCGCCGGCCTGGTGGCACCGGCTTCCGTTGCCGTCATTGGCGCGGGCCGCGCCTGGGGGAGCCTGGGCCGTCAGCTGCTGGAAAACGTCGTGGAGGGCGGCTTTTCGGGCCGGATCGACGCCGTCAACAAGGAGGCCCTGGAGGTTTCCGGCATGATTCCCTACGCCACCGTTGCCGAGGTGCCGGGACCTGTGGACCTGGCGCTGATTGCCGTCCCCTACGGACAGGTCGCCTCCGTCGTGGCCCAGTGCGGCGCCGCCGGCGTGAAGGGTGTGGTCATCGCCACCTCCGGCTTTGCCGACGACGGCGAGGACGGCCTCGCGCGCCAGCGGGCCCTGGTGCGCCAGGCCCGGGCCGACGGCATGCGGCTGGTGGGCCCGGCCTCGCTGGGCCTGGCCAACACGGATCCGGCCGTCCTGCTGAACGCGTCCCTGGCCCCCGGTCTGCCGCTGCGCGGCGGACTGGGGGTGTTCAGCCAGTCCGCCGCCCTGGGCGCGTCGCTGTACGCGTCCCTGAGCCGGCGTGCAGTGGGTGTCTCCACCGTGCTGTCGGCCGGCAACCGCGCCGACGTCTCCGGCAACGACCTCATGCAGTTTTGGGAGGACGATCCCAACACCACCGCCTGCGGGCTCTACCTGGAATCCATTGGCAACCCGCGGAAGTTCGCCCGGATCTCCCGGCGCCTGGCCCGGACCAAGCCGGTGATTGTGGCCAAGTCGGACACGATGGGTCTGCGCCTGCCCCCGGGCCACGCGGTCCGCACCACCCAGGCGCCGGCGGGGGCGCTGGACGCCATGTTGCGCCAGTCCGGCGTGATCCGCGTCAACACCATCGAGGAACTGGCCGACGTCGCGCAGATCGTCACCGGCCAGCCACTGCCACAGGGTCCCGGGCTCGCCATCTTCAGTAACTCCCTGGCCCTGGGCACGGTGGTGGCGGATTCAGCCGAGCAGCACGGCCTGAGCGTTGCCCACGTGTCGTCCTCCCTGGCCCTGGACACGGGCCAGTCCCGGGCGCTGCCCCTGCTGCGGCGGACAATCCTTGAGGCGCTGGCACTTCCCGGGGTCGACTCGGCCATCGTCACCCTGCTG
This genomic stretch from Arthrobacter dokdonellae harbors:
- a CDS encoding bifunctional acetate--CoA ligase family protein/GNAT family N-acetyltransferase, with translation MVKPGPSRVYPAHWEADVVLRDGATGHLRPMTQADADAVQAFHMAQSQNSIYLRFFTYKSQLTPKELRRFTELDYRDRVAFVITHHGRIIGIGRYDRLDNPAEAEVAFNVSDSQQGRGLGSILLEHLAAAARENGIDKFTAEVLPENRKMLQVFSDAGYEVHRHFDDGVVSLAFDIDPTEKSRAVMAAREHRAEARSVAGLVAPASVAVIGAGRAWGSLGRQLLENVVEGGFSGRIDAVNKEALEVSGMIPYATVAEVPGPVDLALIAVPYGQVASVVAQCGAAGVKGVVIATSGFADDGEDGLARQRALVRQARADGMRLVGPASLGLANTDPAVLLNASLAPGLPLRGGLGVFSQSAALGASLYASLSRRAVGVSTVLSAGNRADVSGNDLMQFWEDDPNTTACGLYLESIGNPRKFARISRRLARTKPVIVAKSDTMGLRLPPGHAVRTTQAPAGALDAMLRQSGVIRVNTIEELADVAQIVTGQPLPQGPGLAIFSNSLALGTVVADSAEQHGLSVAHVSSSLALDTGQSRALPLLRRTILEALALPGVDSAIVTLLPAPGLTVDTIAATLKACSEEAGKPVVAAFTGIVDTRILVDRQLAGSLPSYSSPGAAVAALAAVTRYAQWLTRETPAFDPPSGVDTEAAEALLDEWLDGVSGDGLLTLDAERTGRLLGAYGIRVLESVPFTTDDDAVAAAERLGWPVAIKTLDTALRHRLDLGGVRINIENAASLRRNIAQMRKLLEPYGAGGLEVQSMAEVGQSCTLRAIEDPLLGPVVSFGLSGDAVNLLDDWAHRVPPLSAGDAAELVRSPRAALKLFGYAGLPAGNVAALEDLVARVGLMKDEHPEIAWMEFNPILVGPTRVTVLAVELRIGNPAQRTDSARRAMRS